Below is a genomic region from Brassica oleracea var. oleracea cultivar TO1000 chromosome C9, BOL, whole genome shotgun sequence.
CAGTGCTTGGTTGAATACCTCCAAATATCCTCTCGGGAGAAATGAGCAGAAAGCAATTGCGTTTTGGAAACGAATTGCTGCTTATTTTGGTTCAAGTCCACAGCTTGCTGGTTTGCAAAAGAGAGAGCCATCTTGTTGTAAATCGAGGTGGAGGAAGATTAATGAGGGCGTGTGCAAGTTTGTTGGCTCCTATGAAGTGGCAACGAAGCAAAAATCCAGTGGCCAGAGTGAGGATGATGTTTTGAAGATGGCTCATGCAATATTCTTCAATGATTACAAGAGCAAGTTCACACTTGAGCATGCTTGGTTGGAGCTTAGGTATGATCAAAAATGGTGTGGAGCTCTAACCAGTATAGATAATGTGAACTCTAAGAGAAGAAAGCTTGATGGTCATTCAGCACAATCATCAACGTCAGTGCCGTGTAGCCTTGGAGGAGATGAACCAATGGCTCGGCCTGTTGGTGTCAAAGCTGCAAAGGGCAAAGGTAAACAGGCTGTGAGCAAGGCTAAGACTTCCGAAGAAAAAGGGAAGGCGTGTGTGGACTTTCAAAACATGTGGGAGATAAGGCAAAACGACTTTGCCTTGAAAGATAAGCATGACAAGCACAAGTTGTTGGAGGGCCTAATTGCCAAGACAGAGCCATTAACTGAACTAGAGATTGATTTGAAAGATAAGCTTATTACCGAGATGTTAGCAAGTTAGTTTGAGTTTATGTATCTTAACCTTGGTCCTTATCACGAGTCTGTATGAAATGCAAGTTAGTTTGGTTCTCCTTATCACGAGTCTGTATGCATTTGGTTATGTTCTGGTCAAGTTTGTATGAAATGCAAGTTATGTTTCTCGAGTCTGTATAATATGCAAGTTTTAATGTATAATATTGGTTTATGAAATGCAAGTTATGTTTATCTTCATTGCTCAAGTTTCAAGTTTCAAGTTAGTTTGGTTCTCCTTATCACGAGTCTGTTGTTTTTTCTTGTTACTGATTGTGTAGTAGCATGTAACTGATGCTCAATACGTTTGTAAATGATGGTTAGGATTGTAACTGATTGTGATAAGAGATGGCTCGTGTTGTAACTGATTGTGACAAGAGATGGCTCGTCTTTTGGTTTTGCAGGACAAGAGGACAAGAAAGAAGTCGGTAGCATGTGAAGCCAAGAAAGGGGTGGCATGTGACACCCAAGTGCAGCCAAGAAGAAGCCAGTGGCATGTGACAAACAAGAAGAAGTCAGTAGCATGTGACACCAAAAGACAAAAAGAAGAAGTCGTAGTATGTGATGCAAAAGTGCCATATGTTTCCTTTTTTCCTATATAATGACCTGATGTTATCAAAAACATATTGTGCCATACGTTTTCTCTAAGTAAAGATTTGAGTTACTTTGTCTCTCTTACCATTTCTCTCTTGCCATTTCTCTCTTGCCATTTCTTTTTAAAATGGCTTCTTCTTCCTCGGATAATTTTGAAGACATGATGGATGAAACATTTGATCAACTTTTTGAGCAACAATTCGAACAACTTTGCAGTCACCATGATGATCGTCAACAAGCATCAAGGTCCAAAAAAAAGAGAGCCTACATTGAAAGACAACGAGAACAAGGACACATGCAGTTATGGAACGATTATTTTAGTGAAGAGGCAACCTATCCTTCTCACATGTTTCGACGTCGTTTTAGAATGAACAAGTCTTTGTTCATGCGTATTGTTGATCGACTCTCCGCTGAAATCCCATACTTTCAACAAATAAGGGATGCTACTGGAAGGTTCGGTCACTCTCCATTACAAAAGACAACGGCAGCAATTCGTATGATGGCATATGGTTGCGCAGCTGATGCCGTAGACGAATACTTCCGACTTGGTGAGAGCACCGCACTTTTATGCTTGGAACATTTTGTTCAAGGAATCATAAATTTATTTGGAGATGAGTATCTGAGAAGACACACACCAGAAGACCTTCAACGACTACTCGATATTAGAGAGTTACGCGGATTTCCCGGGATGATAGGAAGCATTGATTGTATGCATTGGGAATGGAAGAATTGTCCAACCGCATGGAAAGGTCAATATACACGTGGATCAGGAAAGCCAACAATTGTTTTAGAGGCTGTAGCTTCACAAGATCTCTGGATATGACACGCATTATTCGGACCTCCAGGTACATTAAACGATATTAATGTTCTTGATTGATCACCAGTTTTTGATGATATATTACAAGGTCGAGCTCCAAAAGTTAATTATATTGTCAACGGACACCAGTACCACTTAACTTACTATCTCACAAATGGTATTTATCCAAAATGGGCTACTTTTGTCCAGTCTATTTCACTTCCACAAGATCCGAAAGCATCTTTATTCGCAAAACAACAAGAAGCTGTACGTAAAGATGTCGAGCGGGCTTTTGGGGTATTGCAAGCTCGATTCACCATAGTCAAAAATCCAGCTCTTTTGTGGGATAAAATCAAGATTGGAAAGATAATGAGAGCATGTATCATTCTGCATAATATGATAGTAGAAGACGAACGAGATGAATACAGTCAGTTTGATGTATCAACTTTCACACAACCAGAATCAAACCGAAGTTCACAAGTGGATTTGGACTTCTTATCGGATCAGCCTTCAAATCTCGGGAATATGATGAGTATTCGGACCCGAATCCGTGATCCCCCAAATACATCACCAATTGAAAGCTGATTTGGTTGAGAATATTTGAGAAAAATTTGGAATAAATTAAGATTAGTATTTGTAATTTCAATTTGTTGTATTGTCTTCTTTTAAAATAAATTTATGTTTTTTCATATTATGAAATTCAATCATTTTACTTAAAAAAGAAAAAAAAAATTAAGAACCCAATAGGAAATTGGACAAGAGAAAATTAAATTAGTTAAACAAGGGTCCTTAACATTTACAATCATTGTTTTATCATTAATTAATTGTTAAGTACCCATGTGAGTTCTTTATCGATGGAGATGGTCTAAGCTACTTTATTAGTATAGATATTAACATTAGGTATAACAAGTAAACAAATTCCCCGCCACGTGAGTTATATATATATATATATATATATATATATATAATTATTTATAAAATCCCGAAAGTACGGACATTACAATGTCGGTTACAGCTTTGAGTCAGAAAATTAACCTAAGTCTAAGCTAAAATCACTAGCTTCGCATCACCACTAAACCGGCGAAAATACATCGGTTACCGATAGCGGTTCTCAATCGTAACGTAAACCTCGGTGAGTTATACTTGATCAGCGCTTGAATGTTTATTGAACCTTACTACACTTTTTACACCGACATTTCTCCAGTTATTTTCAAATATAATATAACTATCTTCACGTGTACATATATACCTATTATATGCATAAATAGTCATCTTTTGCGAGTGTCCGCGTAATTCAGACACTATAAAAACAAATATTCAACGTGCTCAACATTAAAAATACCATTATAAAATGAAAATAATTTCATTTTCTTAGATACAAAGTTTATTTCACATCTATAAATTCATGCATCTCTAAAGCGCCTCACCATCTTCATCTCCATTATAATAGGCCATCTTCATCGCAAACAAACAATCACACAAAAGAACCTGAGAAAACAAAGATGCATGGCCTTAAGCGCCTCATCATCTTCATCTCCATGTTTGCCGCCATTTCAGAAGCCCAATATCTTCTTCCGATCACCAAAAACGAAACCACCAAACAATACTACACCACTATCAACATCGGATCCGCCGCCAACTCTCCCGTTAACCTTCTCCTCGATATCGGAACCGACCTCTCATGGCTCAACTGCCGCAAAATAAAATCCTTATCATCACTCCACCTCGTCCCTTGCCAGAGCCCCACCTGCAAGTCCATCCCCAGCAACGCCTGCGACGGAAAACACTGTCTTTACCTTCAACAAAGCCCTTTCGTCAAAAACCACACAGTGTCCACCGTCGACCGTGTCGTTCAAGACAAAGCCACCATCTCCACCAAAGTCTCTTTCCGTCCATTCACATTCTCCTGCGTCGCTCAGACACACATCCAAGGCCTTTCCCCTCCCATCGCCGGAGTTCTTGGTCTTTCTCCGGGAGAGTTCCCGTTCTGGAGACAGGTGACGAGAGCGTTTAATATCATCCCGCGCTTCGCTATCTGCTTGCCTTCTTCAGGCAACGGTAATTTCTTTATCGGCGGTGGAGGTTTCGGTGTTTCGATGACTTTGACTCCGTTGAAAATAGTTGGCTCT
It encodes:
- the LOC106315160 gene encoding glutathione S-transferase T3-like, whose translation is MDPFSEPYANEDAYLVADRKERRKWSPTEDKVLISAWLNTSKYPLGRNEQKAIAFWKRIAAYFGSSPQLAGLQKREPSCCKSRWRKINEGVCKFVGSYEVATKQKSSGQSEDDVLKMAHAIFFNDYKSKFTLEHAWLELRYDQKWCGALTSIDNVNSKRRKLDGHSAQSSTSVPCSLGGDEPMARPVGVKAAKGKGKQAVSKAKTSEEKGKACVDFQNMWEIRQNDFALKDKHDKHKLLEGLIAKTEPLTELEIDLKDKLITEMLAS
- the LOC106317462 gene encoding basic 7S globulin 2-like codes for the protein MHGLKRLIIFISMFAAISEAQYLLPITKNETTKQYYTTINIGSAANSPVNLLLDIGTDLSWLNCRKIKSLSSLHLVPCQSPTCKSIPSNACDGKHCLYLQQSPFVKNHTVSTVDRVVQDKATISTKVSFRPFTFSCVAQTHIQGLSPPIAGVLGLSPGEFPFWRQVTRAFNIIPRFAICLPSSGNGNFFIGGGGFGVSMTLTPLKIVGSDYLISPTSIYVDGIPLSLNPSLLESGAKLSTVVPYTVLQTDIYNALASAFTRKAIKIGMSEIPRLAPFKHCFQEGSSMRINEELMNVTSVEIGLPGNGREVKWTFHGKNTVVRVLETVICLAFVDGGEKPKESMVIGTHQLQDYILNFDMSTTRLAFSDSLLLHNFSCSA